The Vicinamibacterales bacterium genome includes the window TCACGAACCAATACAGCACCAGGCCGCTCGGCACCCAGAGGAACATGAAGGTGAAGACGAGCGGCATGAACATCATCATCTTCTGCTGGACGGGATCGGCCGAACTCGGCGTCATCCTCTGCTGCCAGAGCTGGCTCGCGCCCATCAGGATCGGCGTCACGTAGTACGGGTCGTGCGCCGACAGGTCGGTGATCCACAGCGTGAAGGGCATGCCGCGAATCTCGATCGCCTGGGACAGCAGCGAGTAGAACGCGAACAGCACCGGCATGGTCAGCAGCATCGGGAAGCAGCCGCTGGCCGGGTTCACGCCCTTCTCCTTGTAGAGGCTCATCACCTCCGTGTTCATCTTCTGCCGCTCGGGGTCGGTCGCCTTCAGCTTGCCGTACCGGTCCTGGATCCCCTTCACCAGCGGCTGGATCTCCTGCATCTTCCGCATCGACACCATGCTCTTGTGACGGAGCGGGAACATGACGGCGTTGATGAGGAACGTCAGGATGATGATGGCCCAGCCGTAATTGCCGACGTAGCCGTTGATCCACTTGAGCGCGCGCAACAGCGGCACGGCCAGGAAGTCGAAGATGCCGTAGTTGATCGTGCGCACCAGACGGCGGTCGAGCGCTTCGAGAACGTCGAAGTCCTTCGGGCCGAAGAAGAAGGTCAGATTCGACATCGACTCCTTCTGCCGCACGCCCCACGCCACGAGCTCGGTGACCTTCTTCGGGTCCCGTCCCGCCGGCGCGGGAAGCGTCACCGGCGAGTACTCGACGCGCACCATCTTCTTCGGAAGCGCCATCGCGATGAAGTAGTGGTCGTCGACCCCGGCCGCCGTCATGTCACCTTCCTGCACAGGCGCCGCCGGCAGGTCCTTGCTCGCCAACCGCTGCACCTTGTCCTCGCGGACGACGATGCCCTCGGGCTTCTGGATGTAGCTGCTGCTTTCGGCGCCCGGGATCTGATCGCCAAGCCCGGGTCCCCACAGTACCGTCGGATTGAGCGCGCGGTCGCCCACGAGCACTTGCGCGCTGACGCGCAGCGTGAACGACGCCGGCTCGAAGG containing:
- the yidC gene encoding membrane protein insertase YidC, which encodes MEKRLLVAIFLSFLVLYGYQVFVIKPAQDAAAKNKAVAATLAPTPAAVAAQSPGGDRPPISVEVAANAQPAAVKTGLPIVADETERDVVVETRHVRAVFTNRGAHLKSWRLKQYLDLQKKPQELVPQYLGPEHARPFELKVDDAAITRQVNEALFKVSGGGDPVDATRQAQTVVFDYKDASGLAARKEFTFEPASFTLRVSAQVLVGDRALNPTVLWGPGLGDQIPGAESSSYIQKPEGIVVREDKVQRLASKDLPAAPVQEGDMTAAGVDDHYFIAMALPKKMVRVEYSPVTLPAPAGRDPKKVTELVAWGVRQKESMSNLTFFFGPKDFDVLEALDRRLVRTINYGIFDFLAVPLLRALKWINGYVGNYGWAIIILTFLINAVMFPLRHKSMVSMRKMQEIQPLVKGIQDRYGKLKATDPERQKMNTEVMSLYKEKGVNPASGCFPMLLTMPVLFAFYSLLSQAIEIRGMPFTLWITDLSAHDPYYVTPILMGASQLWQQRMTPSSADPVQQKMMMFMPLVFTFMFLWVPSGLVLYWFVSNLLAIGQQYITNNLVGPANTARPAAERKTKGKS